Proteins co-encoded in one Sporosarcina sp. FSL K6-1522 genomic window:
- a CDS encoding MFS transporter produces the protein MTTVKATTTLGNPVYPIMFAIGGCHLLNDTLQAVIPAMFPVLEKERGLSFTQLGFIFFALNMVASILQPVVGYFSDRKPRPYALPFGMVFSLVGIGGLAFAPEYWMILVSVMLLGFGSAVFHPEGSRVSFMAAGPKRGLAQSIFQVGGNSGQALAPLIGAFILVPLGQKGAALFMIVAALAIFILMKISAWYKGQLEQEKLDKRKKVLLSSIGKLTTKQVGVALTLLLLIIFARSFYVTNITSFYVFHLVERYGLAVEDGLLYIFLFLALGAVGTFFGGPLADRMGRRNVIVLSLVVPMPLCLMLPYAPLWAVIVLLMLIGFFIMLSFSVTVVYAQELVPSKIGTMAGLTVGLAFGMGAIGSVVIGMLMDQIGIYPTMIVVSFLPIIGLVGLGLPRDRKITAAA, from the coding sequence ATGACAACTGTAAAAGCAACAACGACATTAGGGAATCCCGTCTATCCAATCATGTTTGCGATAGGCGGATGTCATCTACTAAATGACACGCTTCAAGCTGTAATTCCGGCGATGTTTCCAGTTCTTGAAAAGGAAAGGGGACTGAGCTTTACACAACTTGGATTTATCTTTTTTGCATTAAATATGGTGGCGTCCATTTTACAGCCGGTTGTTGGCTACTTTAGTGATCGTAAGCCGAGACCTTATGCGTTGCCATTTGGAATGGTTTTTTCATTGGTCGGAATAGGAGGTCTCGCCTTTGCACCCGAGTATTGGATGATCCTCGTTTCCGTCATGTTACTTGGCTTCGGATCTGCTGTTTTTCATCCGGAAGGGTCGCGTGTATCGTTTATGGCGGCGGGGCCGAAGAGGGGGCTTGCACAATCAATCTTTCAGGTTGGCGGGAATTCAGGACAAGCACTTGCACCATTAATTGGTGCGTTTATTTTAGTACCGTTAGGGCAAAAAGGGGCGGCACTTTTTATGATTGTTGCAGCTCTGGCCATCTTTATTTTGATGAAAATTTCGGCATGGTATAAAGGACAATTGGAACAGGAGAAGTTGGACAAGCGGAAGAAAGTGTTGTTATCTTCGATTGGCAAGTTAACAACTAAGCAAGTAGGTGTTGCGTTGACATTGCTGTTACTCATTATTTTTGCGCGTTCCTTTTATGTCACGAACATTACAAGTTTTTATGTTTTTCATTTGGTGGAACGTTACGGCTTGGCTGTTGAAGATGGTTTGCTATACATATTCTTATTTCTCGCACTTGGAGCAGTTGGCACCTTTTTCGGGGGACCTTTGGCAGATAGAATGGGCAGGAGAAATGTCATTGTCCTCTCGCTTGTCGTACCGATGCCATTATGCTTAATGTTACCGTATGCACCGTTATGGGCGGTCATTGTGCTACTGATGCTCATTGGTTTTTTCATTATGCTCAGTTTTTCGGTGACGGTTGTGTATGCACAGGAGCTTGTGCCAAGTAAAATCGGGACGATGGCAGGGCTGACAGTTGGACTAGCGTTTGGGATGGGGGCGATTGGTTCAGTTGTTATCGGGATGTTAATGGACCAGATTGGTATTTATCCAACGATGATTGTTGTGTCATTTTTGCCGATTATTGGGCTTGTTGGATTGGGTCTTCCGCGTGATCGCAAAATAACTGCTGCTGCGTAA
- a CDS encoding EAL domain-containing protein: MKATAQYITEVNDFCRKIGMNSEKIPTPTTIFANEDIETALSEYEEIIFVTRFFAEKIIQQLAGVSLLITITDQNGTILEMVGNALMKREAQGLGFVRGLQFTVKDMGTNVINLALEHPLGAIEIVGDAHYHRYLHKSACYGMVFKNPITQEVLGTISIMTDIGNQHPMITTMLSTVVDAIERELVLQEQNKKLHVLHQVMMDNNHYGVLTTDLDGIVLEYNIRAEILLGKKCRQVLGKPVSELELIGSRVNEVLTEKKRFDGIQIMVGQEQEQPQQVLLFDAFPIYDDSSGVIGVFAQFRDITDIYDMQKRFQYLVSHDEQTELPNRRHLIEKLTVFLEQGRSFAVIHMNLDRFKLVNDTVGHVKGDVILKKFGQRLAKGLGASDLIARGGGDEFIMLIACESRADAQRIGECLLKSFREPFRMQGYDFHITASIGIAISVENGTTADELLINSNTAMSYAKKNGKNQFVLYADKMNPQAHAKILLEASLRKAIDKDEIVLYYQPKVDIKTGAIIGVEALVRWKHPEKGIISPDEFIPLAEETGLIAQLDEWVLWTVCKQKKKWQDMGMPSFNVAINLSSNQFASDTLPDLVQSILQTTGLAPEYVELEITETMTMDVEHAIPTLKKLSALGVKISIDDFGTGYSSMNYLTKFAIDRLKIDQSFISNIEKSKSDSDIVVTIIRMAHSLGLKVIAEGVENEKQLQFLHEHGCDEVQGYFFSKPIAAEELETRFLQLQQEINDKK, encoded by the coding sequence ATGAAGGCGACAGCTCAATATATTACTGAAGTAAATGATTTTTGTCGGAAAATAGGTATGAATTCCGAAAAGATTCCTACTCCAACTACCATTTTTGCAAACGAAGACATAGAAACGGCATTATCCGAATATGAGGAGATTATATTTGTAACTCGTTTCTTTGCTGAAAAAATTATTCAACAGTTAGCTGGTGTTTCGTTACTCATTACCATCACCGATCAGAATGGTACTATTCTTGAAATGGTCGGTAACGCCTTAATGAAGCGAGAGGCGCAAGGATTAGGCTTTGTAAGGGGACTCCAGTTTACGGTAAAAGATATGGGAACGAATGTTATTAATCTAGCACTTGAACACCCTCTAGGAGCTATTGAGATAGTTGGGGATGCGCATTATCATCGCTATTTACATAAGTCAGCTTGCTACGGTATGGTATTCAAAAATCCCATAACACAAGAAGTGTTAGGGACAATCTCAATCATGACGGATATTGGGAACCAGCATCCAATGATTACAACGATGTTGTCGACCGTTGTAGACGCCATTGAGAGGGAATTAGTATTACAAGAACAAAATAAGAAATTGCATGTTTTGCATCAAGTGATGATGGACAATAACCATTATGGTGTGTTGACGACAGATTTAGATGGCATTGTTTTAGAATATAATATTCGAGCAGAAATTCTTCTCGGTAAAAAATGTAGGCAGGTTTTGGGGAAACCTGTTAGCGAATTAGAGTTAATTGGGAGTCGTGTGAACGAGGTTCTTACTGAAAAGAAGCGCTTTGATGGTATTCAGATTATGGTAGGACAAGAACAAGAGCAGCCACAACAGGTCCTTCTCTTCGATGCGTTTCCGATTTATGACGACAGTTCTGGGGTTATAGGTGTCTTTGCCCAATTTCGCGATATAACGGACATCTATGATATGCAAAAGCGCTTTCAATATTTGGTTAGCCATGATGAACAGACGGAATTGCCAAACCGAAGGCATTTAATAGAAAAATTAACGGTTTTTCTTGAACAGGGGAGATCCTTTGCTGTTATTCATATGAACTTGGATCGTTTTAAGCTAGTCAATGATACGGTTGGTCACGTCAAGGGAGATGTGATATTAAAGAAATTTGGACAAAGGTTAGCAAAAGGTTTAGGGGCTTCCGATTTGATCGCGCGAGGTGGAGGAGACGAATTCATTATGCTTATCGCCTGTGAAAGCCGAGCGGATGCACAACGAATTGGGGAATGCTTGCTTAAGAGTTTTCGAGAGCCTTTTAGGATGCAGGGCTATGATTTTCACATTACCGCAAGTATCGGAATTGCCATCTCGGTAGAAAACGGAACGACTGCAGATGAACTTTTGATTAACTCCAATACGGCAATGTCTTATGCGAAAAAGAATGGGAAAAATCAATTTGTTTTATACGCGGATAAAATGAATCCGCAAGCGCATGCCAAGATTTTACTTGAAGCCTCTTTACGCAAAGCGATTGATAAAGATGAGATTGTCCTTTATTATCAGCCGAAAGTGGATATTAAAACAGGTGCGATTATCGGGGTAGAAGCGCTTGTAAGATGGAAGCATCCTGAAAAGGGGATAATTTCACCAGATGAATTCATTCCACTTGCAGAAGAGACTGGACTCATTGCTCAATTAGATGAGTGGGTATTATGGACTGTTTGTAAACAGAAAAAGAAGTGGCAAGATATGGGGATGCCTTCTTTTAATGTAGCCATTAACTTATCTTCTAATCAGTTTGCAAGTGATACATTACCAGACTTAGTGCAAAGCATTTTACAGACTACGGGATTAGCACCTGAATATGTGGAGCTAGAGATTACGGAAACGATGACGATGGATGTAGAGCATGCGATTCCGACACTAAAGAAACTGAGTGCGCTTGGGGTTAAAATTAGTATCGATGATTTTGGAACTGGCTATAGCTCCATGAATTATTTAACGAAATTTGCGATAGATCGACTAAAGATTGACCAATCATTCATCTCGAATATCGAAAAAAGTAAAAGCGACTCCGACATCGTTGTGACGATTATTCGAATGGCGCATAGTTTAGGGCTAAAAGTAATTGCGGAAGGTGTGGAGAATGAAAAACAACTTCAGTTTCTGCATGAGCATGGATGTGATGAGGTACAAGGCTATTTCTTCAGCAAGCCGATTGCTGCAGAGGAGTTGGAAACGAGATTTTTGCAGCTTCAACAAGAGATAAATGATAAGAAATAA
- a CDS encoding catalase yields MSKDPTKANEEQKDLLTNRQGHPVTNNQNIRTVGNRGPAVLENYDFLEKISHFDRERVPERVVHARGAGAHGYFEAYGTAGDEPVSTYTRAKLFQDKGKQTPVFVRFSSVIHGGHSPETLRDPRGFAVKFYTEDGNWDLVGNNLKIFFIRDAMKFPDMIHAFKPDPVTNIQDSERFFDFCASSPESFHMVTFVYSPWGIPANYRMMQGSGVNTYKWVNEEGVAVLVKYHWEPKQGIKNLTQQEASEIQGASFNHATQDLYDAIERGDYPEWELLVQVMSDDDHPELDFDPLDDTKLWPEDQFPWLPVGKMILNKNPEDYFTEVEQAAFGTGVLVDGLDFSDDKMLQGRTFSYSDTQRHRVGANYLQLPINAPKKHVATNQSGGQMQFKVDRAPGQNPHINYEPSMLGGLQEATQHGKEHTPYLEGHLVRESISRQSNTKQAGETYRKFEEWERQDLISNLVADLANCDPRIQDKMVALAEEADEEYGRRLREGLAQAAKGGSSQKPLGSRDGDKAPEEAVDKGHEAEPY; encoded by the coding sequence TTGTCGAAAGATCCAACCAAAGCAAATGAGGAACAAAAAGACCTACTAACCAACCGGCAAGGTCACCCGGTAACAAACAACCAAAACATACGGACCGTTGGCAATCGAGGGCCGGCCGTTTTAGAAAACTATGATTTTCTAGAAAAAATCAGCCACTTCGATCGTGAACGTGTTCCAGAACGTGTCGTTCATGCACGCGGTGCAGGTGCACATGGCTATTTTGAAGCTTATGGTACAGCTGGCGACGAACCCGTTTCCACATATACACGTGCAAAACTTTTTCAAGACAAAGGTAAACAAACGCCCGTATTTGTGCGCTTTTCATCCGTGATTCATGGGGGACACTCTCCCGAAACCTTGCGTGATCCCCGTGGATTTGCGGTGAAATTTTATACAGAAGACGGCAACTGGGATCTCGTCGGCAATAATTTAAAAATCTTTTTTATCCGAGATGCCATGAAGTTTCCGGATATGATTCATGCCTTTAAACCAGATCCCGTAACAAATATTCAAGATAGCGAACGTTTTTTCGACTTTTGCGCCAGCTCGCCCGAATCATTTCATATGGTAACATTTGTTTATTCACCATGGGGCATTCCCGCCAACTACCGTATGATGCAAGGCTCAGGTGTCAATACGTACAAATGGGTGAATGAAGAAGGCGTTGCCGTGCTCGTCAAATACCATTGGGAGCCTAAACAAGGCATTAAAAACTTAACGCAACAGGAAGCCAGTGAAATTCAAGGAGCCAGCTTCAATCACGCAACACAAGACTTATATGACGCTATCGAACGCGGTGACTATCCAGAATGGGAGTTGCTCGTACAAGTAATGAGCGACGATGATCATCCAGAGCTCGACTTCGATCCACTTGATGACACGAAGTTGTGGCCAGAAGACCAATTCCCTTGGCTGCCTGTCGGTAAAATGATATTGAATAAAAATCCAGAAGACTATTTCACAGAAGTCGAACAAGCCGCCTTTGGTACAGGTGTCCTCGTCGATGGTCTCGATTTTTCAGATGATAAAATGCTGCAAGGTAGGACGTTTTCCTACTCAGATACGCAGCGTCACCGCGTGGGTGCCAACTATTTGCAACTACCCATCAACGCACCGAAAAAACATGTTGCAACAAACCAAAGCGGTGGGCAAATGCAGTTCAAAGTCGACCGTGCCCCTGGGCAAAACCCTCATATTAATTATGAGCCTTCGATGTTAGGTGGCCTACAAGAGGCAACACAACACGGCAAAGAACATACACCTTATCTTGAAGGGCACCTCGTACGGGAGTCCATCAGCCGCCAAAGCAACACCAAACAAGCTGGTGAAACGTACCGTAAATTCGAGGAATGGGAACGCCAAGACTTAATTTCAAACCTAGTCGCGGATCTCGCCAATTGTGACCCACGCATTCAAGACAAGATGGTAGCACTTGCCGAGGAAGCTGACGAAGAATACGGCCGCCGTTTACGCGAAGGCCTAGCCCAAGCTGCAAAAGGAGGCTCTAGCCAGAAGCCTCTTGGTAGTCGAGATGGGGACAAAGCGCCTGAGGAAGCTGTGGATAAAGGACATGAGGCGGAACCGTATTAA
- a CDS encoding MFS transporter, translating into MTRDQKKKMLILMINMFIAIGSFGIIIPILPKYLLSIGQAGTAAGLMIAIFAGAQLIMSPIAGKWADQYGRRVMIISGLSGLALSMFVFYFSDSIAVLYLSRVIGGVGAALLIPAIFAYVADITTMDQRAKGNSYISASMSLGIVIGPGIGGFLADFGLKMPLLVSAIVGVVAVIFSAVMLKESLGTKVDMPDVKSEPMVKEIAQSFSKPYFIPLVITLVMSFGLMAYESVLGLFVDNEFGASPKDIAIMVTSTGIISVIIQLFAVDRVVRRFGEAAVLKIFLGVAAVGFLLSILAPSYIMFFGVTMIIFLATSILRPVLTTLISKLAGSEQGFAMGMNNAYMSIGNVLGPLLAGLLYDVHILYPFILGLVVLVLTMFVSMKWKGPKDHTV; encoded by the coding sequence ATGACACGAGATCAAAAGAAGAAAATGCTCATATTGATGATCAATATGTTTATTGCCATAGGAAGTTTTGGTATTATTATTCCGATTTTGCCTAAGTATCTATTGTCAATTGGACAAGCGGGGACTGCAGCGGGTCTGATGATTGCCATTTTTGCGGGGGCGCAGCTCATTATGTCGCCGATTGCAGGGAAATGGGCGGATCAGTATGGCCGCAGAGTAATGATTATTTCAGGGCTAAGTGGATTGGCTTTGTCGATGTTCGTCTTTTACTTTTCGGATTCAATTGCTGTGCTTTATTTGTCACGCGTTATCGGTGGTGTAGGAGCTGCATTATTGATTCCAGCGATATTTGCTTATGTTGCTGATATTACGACGATGGATCAGCGTGCAAAAGGGAACAGTTATATTTCTGCATCGATGTCACTTGGAATTGTCATTGGTCCGGGAATTGGTGGGTTTTTAGCAGATTTTGGTTTGAAAATGCCGCTGCTGGTTTCGGCTATTGTCGGCGTAGTTGCAGTTATTTTTTCCGCAGTGATGTTGAAGGAAAGTCTGGGGACGAAAGTCGATATGCCGGATGTGAAATCAGAGCCGATGGTGAAGGAGATCGCACAGTCGTTCAGTAAACCGTACTTTATTCCATTAGTAATCACGCTTGTAATGAGCTTTGGCTTAATGGCGTATGAGTCGGTGTTAGGGTTGTTCGTCGATAATGAATTCGGAGCGTCTCCGAAAGATATCGCGATTATGGTAACATCGACAGGAATTATTAGTGTTATCATTCAATTATTCGCTGTCGATCGAGTTGTCCGACGTTTTGGTGAAGCGGCTGTCTTGAAAATTTTCCTTGGTGTCGCGGCAGTTGGCTTTTTACTGTCGATATTGGCACCAAGTTACATTATGTTTTTTGGTGTGACGATGATTATCTTCTTAGCAACGTCTATACTAAGACCAGTTCTGACAACACTAATCTCTAAATTAGCAGGTAGTGAACAAGGATTCGCGATGGGTATGAACAATGCTTATATGAGTATTGGAAATGTTCTTGGTCCGTTG